Proteins from a genomic interval of Acinonyx jubatus isolate Ajub_Pintada_27869175 chromosome B4, VMU_Ajub_asm_v1.0, whole genome shotgun sequence:
- the TSPAN19 gene encoding tetraspanin-19: protein MLRKNKILIFKYFLNLINGAFLVLGLLLLGFGAWLLLDRNIFFTALDKNNHLIVYIFQILTGTGSAIVLLCLLGHLGIHNEIRWLLILYAALLMWAFGVQVVLSGFIFTKKKEIHQVWHDKVDLIIAEYGSKDMPEDIPKWTFLNALQKTLQCCGQYNYTDWIKNKNKENSEQVPCSCTNSTLRKWFCDEPLNATYLEGCENKINTWYNANALTLTGINFGLLASEVLQITLTVSFFRHIKNKVYAKM from the exons atgttaagaaaaaacaaaatattaatttttaaatactttcttaaTCTCATTAATGGAGCTTTCTTG GTTCTTGGACTTTTATTATTGGGATTTGGTGCATGGCTTTTATtagatagaaatatttttttcacagctTTGG ataaaaataatcatctgatagtatatatttttcaaattttgactGGAACTGGATCTGCtattgttcttctttgtctcttgggTCATTTGGGAATTCACAATGAAATCAGATGGCTCCTAATCCTg tATGCAGCACTGTTAATGTGGGCCTTTGGTGTTCAAGTTGTACTTTCAGGATTCatcttcacaaagaaaaaagag ATTCACCAAGTATGGCATGATAAAGTTGACTTAATCATTGCTGAGTATGGATCTAAAGATATGCCTGAAGATATACCCAAGTGGACTTTTCTGAATGCTTTAcagaaaaca TTGCAGTGTTGTGGCCAGTACAACTACACAGActggataaagaataaaaataaagaaaattcagaacaGGTGCCATGTTCTTGCACAAATTCTACATTAAGAAAGTGGTTTTGTGATGAGCCACTGAATGCAACTTACCTAGAG ggttgtgaaaataaaatcaacacatGGTATAACGCTAATGCTTTAACATTAACTGGAATTAACTTCGGACTTTTGGCTTCAGAG gttttGCAAATCACATTAACTGTTTCTTTCTTCAGACACATCAAGAATAAAGTATATGCAAAAATGTGA